One Triticum dicoccoides isolate Atlit2015 ecotype Zavitan chromosome 5B, WEW_v2.0, whole genome shotgun sequence genomic window carries:
- the LOC119312178 gene encoding uncharacterized protein LOC119312178, with amino-acid sequence MARELGGALCRTPARDPASALGSDENARPGGASTPAPAEPIATSRPPLRPIQPPGQPRRPAPTPKKGKEDRAAGKTPARVGAVTTPLGPTKILGKPKPVPRQGFLTMGASSAQVQRSKVRNPILLREENRNVQNVSSTLQQDDSHAPAKEEDNSEDTLSLQLELAITETILADEMKARAEAEVRATALGDELKAANLRTLEACRQKEATEKELKDTLSVLDVVESEQICLIKEVEELKKKNLEQVSLIKELEELKKNNFQSPVFHKKRDVETLILNTELEQEMDEIHRQAMCETSEVIISLQKQLLSLQQQLDACNKKELLAAKRLVLLDQSTEILVQKEVLEQCFVSLLRGMEEETRQLESKLDQSNRFYEGRIKELEIKMQEMDYQAGALLISWNKEKEISEERKAYVEEKNKVIKLLEMSNEDGQITVCSLEEKVKLLEEEAQQHRRQQEKLEVELQNARQQLLVVPSSGEAKSSLEDRMVDSPDPTRHPSNINNGVLRSQESRIGRKEPFESEVMMAFFEEQMQGSYASSLGDVFKEVAEDSLPVSHSLPHITSQTKPNPNVVEEAVELDTIAVESTPLVEHQDEPGEPSSDECMQESDPSGLEMAKPHSLEKDFWSENSEFDSEEQVPPPAVESVIEVLKENELPPVSLVRPNDPVDYTRAPFELKRLRSRNHYKGHRTATDRRFWSIEQQDLYNFIYSRAGLFPMQWIDWDYIDSMDEFSCVRQRCAHVGLEQMMSYHCDWDIELIRQFYSTVYISDDNSSITWMADGRRVTTNKRAWEETFGIAGSIHTSRIHSEFFFDDDDKRIMYTAAECTVDQTRGLSPLASIANKIIWKTIYPKSSGSKVHGYNWNLLHHIVEQHPFDIIALIFDEIKLLISDHSPFLKKKKKDHSRTNLLYAPYIMGMIMRAFEYDGPRETRHQPYKPRPDKSKQTKKVGRPLAPAVVAPSEPPPSACQPEVEANVEADDHSQFEEAGHRPQGEAVQHTNASSSQILAPRSSLTPSLEATTPSPPLAPAAFPEQASMMHAGLRCFSSASCFGAKSF; translated from the exons ATGgcgagggagctcggcggcgctctgTGCCGCACCCCGGCGAGGGATCCCGCATCCGCGCTCGGGAGCGACGAGAACGCGCGTCCTGGCGGAGCTTCGACTCCCGCCCCGGCGGAGCCCATCGCGACCTCCCGCCCCCCCCTCCGCCCTATCCAGCCGCCGGGGCAGCCCCGGCGGCCGGCGCCGACGCCCAAGAAGGGTAAGGAGGATAGGGCAGCGGGCAAGACGCCGGCGCGGGTCGGCGCGGTGACCACTCCCCTTGGCCCGACCAAGATCCTGGGGAAGCCGAAGCCGGTGCCGAGGCAGGGGTTCTTGACGATGGGGGCCAGTTCTGCGCAGGTCCAACGTTCCAAGGTCCGAAACCCCATCTTGCTCCGGGAGGAGAATCGCAACGTGCAG AATGTTTCGTCAACATTGCAGCAAGATGACTCTCATGCACCTGCAAAGGAAGAAGACAACTCAGAAGATACATTGAGCCTGCAGCTGGAGTTGGCCATAACCGAAACAATTCTTGCGGACGAGATGAAAGCCCGAGCAGAAGCTGAGGTCAGGGCAACTGCTTTAGGAGATGAGCTGAAAGCAGCAAATTTACGTACCCTTGAAGCTTGCAGGCAGAAGGAAGCCACAGAAAAGGAACTGAAAGacacattatctgttttggatgttgttGAATCGGAGCAGATTTGTTTGATAAAGGAAGTAGAGGAGCTGAAGAAGAAGAATTTGGAGCAGGTTAGTTTGATAAAGGAACTAGAGGAGCTGAAGAAAAACAATTTCCAAAGCCCAGTATTTCATAAGAAGAGGGATGTGGAAACTCTGATTTTAAACACTGAGCTTGAGCAAGAAATGGATGAAATCCATAGGCAGGCTATGTGTGAAACGTCTGAGGTGATTATATCCTTACAAAAACAGCTGTTGTCACTGCAACAGCAGCTAGATGCCTGTAACAAAAAAGAGTTGTTGGCTGCCAAACGCCTTGTTTTGTTGGATCAATCCACCGAAATTCTTGTGCAGAAGGAGGTTCTTGAACAATGCTTTGTTTCATTACTGAGAGGGATGGAAGAAGAGACTCGTCAGCTCGAGTCCAAACTAGACCAGTCAAATAGATTCTATGAAGGTAGAATTAAAGAACTGGAGATAAAGATGCAAGAAATGGATTATCAGGCTGGAGCATTACTTATTTCATGGAATAAAGAAAAAGAG ATATCAGAGGAAAGGAAGGCATATGTCGAAGAGAAAAATAAAGTAATCAAGCTATTGGAGATGTCCAATGAGGATGGCCAGATTACTGTGTGTTCATTGGAAGAAAAG GTGAAATTACTCGAGGAAGAAGCACAACAACACAGAAGGCAACAGGAAAAACTAGAAGTGGAGCTGCAGAATGCCAGGCAACAATTGCTAGTTGTGCCATCCTCTGGGGAAGCAAAGAGCTCCTTGGAAGACAGAATGGTTGATTCACCTGACCCAACCAG GCACCCGAGTAATATAAACAATGGGGTACTGCGTTCTCAGGAGAGTAGAATAGGTCGAAAGGAGCCTTTTGAATCAGAGGTAATGATGGCATTCTTTGAAGAGCAAATGCAAGGAAGCTATGCAAGCTCATTAGGTGATGTATTCAAGGAAGTTGCAGAAGATTCTCTTCCTGTCTCACATTCTCTTCCACACATTACAAGCCAAACAAAGCCGAATCCAAATGTAGTTGAGGAGGCAGTCGAGCTAGACACTATAGCTGTTGAGTCAACTCCTCTGGTGGAACACCAAGACGAGCCTGGTGAGCCTTCTTCAGATGAGTGCATGCAGGAGTCCGACCCATCAGGTCTAGAGATGGCAAAGCCACATTCATTAGAAAAGGATTTCTGGTCCGAGAACTCGGAGTTTGATTCAGAAGAGCAAGTGCCGCCTCCAGCTGTGGAGTCAGTGATTGAAGTTCTGAAGGAGAATGAGTTGCCTCCAGTTTCTCTAGTGCGTCCCAATGATCCGGTGGACTACACTCGAGCCCCTTTTGAGCTGAAGAGGCTCAGAAGCAGGAACCACTACAAGGGGCATAGGACAGCAACAGACAGGAGATTCTGGTCCATTGAGCAGCAGGACTTGTACAACTTCATATACAGTAGGGCCGGGTTGTTTCCTATGCAGTGGATAGACTGGGACTATATTGATAGCATGGATGAGTTTTCTTGTGTCAGACAGAGATGTGCCCATGTGGGGCTTGAGCAGATGATGAGTTACCATTGTGATTGGGACATCGAACTGATTAGGCAGTTTTACTCTACAGTTTATatcagcgacgacaatagctctatTACTTGGATGGCAGATGGCAGGAGGGTCACTACCAACAAAAGAGCATGGGAGGAGACATTTGGCATTGCTGGCAGCATTCACACTTCAAGAATTCACTCAGagtttttctttgatgatgatgacAAGAGGATCATGTACACAGCTGCAGAATGCACAGTAGACCAAACCAGGGGCCTCTCTCCATTGGCTAGCATAGCCAATAAGATTATTTGGAAAACCATCTATCCCAAGTCTTCTGGAAGTAAAGTCCACGGATACAACTGGAACCTCCTACATCATATTGTGGAGCAGCACCCATTTGACATCATTGCTTTGATCTTCGACGAGATTAAGTTACTTATTTCAGATCAcagtccttttctaaaaaaaaagaagaaagatcaCAGTCGCACTAACCTCTTGTATGCACCATACATCATGGGGATGATCATGCGAGCTTTTGAATATGATGGACCTAGAGAAACCAGGCACCAGCCCTACAAGCCCAGGCCCGACAAGTCAAAGCAGACGAAAAAAGTTGGTCGTCCACTGGCACCTGCAGTAGTTGCACCTTCTGAGCCACCACCTTCAGCATGTCAGCCGGAGGTAGAGGCCAATGTTGAGGCAGATGACCACAGCCAGTTTGAGGAAGCCGGACACCGGCCCCAGGGAGAGGCAGTGCAGCATACCAATGCCTCGTCTTCTCAGATCCTAGCTCCACGCTCCTCCCTGACACCTTCCCTTGAGGCTACCACTCCCTCACCGCCTCTGGCTCCAGCTGCATTTCCTGAGCAGGCCAGCATGATGCACGCCGGCCTCCGGTGCTTCAGCTCAGCCAGCTGTTTTGGGGCCAAGTCCTTTTAG
- the LOC119306429 gene encoding uncharacterized protein LOC119306429, which yields MKFRVVCRKVYDYVRYDLKEIAFPSSLPDPPGTKRRPKLTLKEKWCILKEASRLYGASWVRDIGPELRPNDYKKAKKESDPNITDEGNTKTEPTVLEDLAVAARGGAETLKPALRRIYMTRASTYTSAVKNYVETYQEGLKDVLDEKAGNGHQQGNEPRRSSTSPPPPQSSS from the coding sequence ATGAAGTTTAGAGTTGTTTGCAGGAAGGTGTACGATTACGTGAGGTACGATCTGAAAGAGATCGCCTTCCCGTCTTCTCTGCCGGACCCTCCGGGCACCAAGAGGCGCCCTAAACTCACACTGAAAGAAAAATGGTGTATCCTCAAGGAGGCATCTAGGCTGTATGGGGCTTCCTGGGTCAGGGACATCGGTCCAGAGCTCAGGCCGAATGATTACAAGAAGGCCAAAAAGGAATCTGATCCCAACATTACTGACGAGGGTAACACTAAAACTGAACCTACTGTGCTTGAGGACCTCGCGGTGGCAGCGAGGGGTGGGGCCGAGACTCTGAAGCCTGCGCTGCGGCGCATATACATGACGCGCGCCTCAACCTACACAAGTGCAGTGAAGAACTATGTGGAGACCTATCAGGAAGGGCTGAAGGATGTGTTGGACGAGAAGGCTGGAAACGGTCACCAGCAAGGCAATGAGCCGAGGAGATCATCGACGTCGCCTCCGCCCCCGCAATCATCATCATGA